A genomic segment from Bradyrhizobium diazoefficiens USDA 110 encodes:
- a CDS encoding glucan biosynthesis protein G, whose amino-acid sequence MNRRQLLRGSVAVSAAAVLPRAADAQSGTALTFSPSYVRELARALATKPFAAPDEKLPEALKNLNYDQYRSIRFAPEKALWRAEKLPFEVQFFHRGFFYKNRVDIFQVADRSVTPVSYRRDDFSFGEGLGQWPDADLGFAGFRIHAPINKPDYYDELCVFLGASYFRVVAKGQTYGLSARGLAIDTGESKGEEFPVFKAFWLEKPAPSASSMVVHALLDSKSAAASYRFTIRPGQTTVFDVEMALYPRVDLEHAGLAPMTSMFFFGPNDRKDFDDFRPAVHDSDGLSIFNGRGEQLWRPLNNPHDLQVSSFTDVNPGGFGLMQRERNYLAYQDLESSFETRPSLWFEPIGDWGEGAVKLFEIPTKEEVHDNIAALWQPKQPLTAKSEHIFTYRLHWGADAPRADALARFTRTGIGSRGDDSKLFVLELTGDRLKGVDPKTIKGVVTAEKADISNIVTQPNPATGGWRLSFQCSVKGQASIELRAFLAQNDAPVSEVWIYRWTP is encoded by the coding sequence GTGAATCGCCGACAACTTCTTCGTGGATCAGTAGCTGTTTCAGCTGCAGCTGTACTGCCGCGGGCAGCGGACGCTCAGTCCGGAACCGCCCTCACGTTCAGCCCGTCCTATGTCCGCGAGCTTGCCCGTGCGCTTGCGACCAAGCCATTCGCGGCTCCGGACGAGAAGCTGCCTGAGGCACTGAAGAACCTCAACTACGACCAATACCGGTCTATTCGTTTCGCGCCCGAAAAGGCGCTGTGGCGCGCAGAAAAGCTGCCATTCGAAGTTCAATTTTTCCACCGCGGCTTCTTTTACAAGAACAGGGTCGACATCTTTCAGGTGGCGGACAGGAGCGTCACACCGGTCTCGTACCGGCGCGATGACTTTTCGTTCGGCGAGGGGCTCGGACAATGGCCGGATGCGGACCTCGGGTTCGCCGGCTTCCGCATCCACGCCCCAATCAACAAACCGGATTATTACGACGAACTTTGCGTCTTCCTCGGCGCAAGCTACTTCCGGGTGGTTGCGAAAGGACAGACTTATGGTCTGTCGGCGCGGGGGCTTGCGATCGATACCGGCGAAAGCAAGGGCGAAGAGTTCCCGGTGTTCAAGGCCTTCTGGCTGGAGAAGCCGGCGCCGAGTGCCTCCTCGATGGTGGTCCACGCGCTGCTAGACAGCAAGAGCGCGGCCGCAAGCTACCGTTTCACCATTCGGCCCGGCCAAACCACGGTTTTCGACGTCGAGATGGCGCTCTATCCGCGGGTCGACCTCGAGCACGCCGGGCTCGCGCCGATGACCAGCATGTTCTTCTTCGGTCCGAACGATCGAAAGGATTTCGACGATTTCCGCCCGGCCGTTCACGATTCGGATGGGCTTTCGATCTTCAACGGCCGAGGTGAGCAACTCTGGCGACCGCTCAACAATCCGCACGATCTGCAGGTCAGCAGTTTTACCGACGTCAATCCGGGTGGCTTCGGCCTGATGCAGCGGGAAAGGAACTATCTCGCTTATCAGGATCTGGAATCAAGTTTCGAGACGCGCCCGAGCCTCTGGTTCGAACCGATCGGCGATTGGGGCGAAGGGGCGGTCAAGCTGTTCGAGATTCCGACCAAGGAGGAGGTCCACGACAATATCGCCGCGCTCTGGCAGCCGAAGCAGCCGCTGACGGCAAAGAGCGAACACATCTTTACCTATCGGCTGCACTGGGGGGCCGATGCGCCGCGGGCCGACGCGCTCGCGCGGTTCACGCGGACGGGCATCGGCAGCCGGGGAGACGACAGCAAGCTGTTCGTCCTGGAGCTGACGGGCGACCGCCTCAAAGGCGTTGATCCCAAGACAATCAAGGGGGTGGTGACCGCTGAAAAAGCCGACATCAGCAACATCGTCACGCAACCGAATCCCGCGACCGGCGGATGGCGTCTGAGCTTCCAATGTTCGGTCAAGGGGCAGGCGTCGATCGAGCTGCGTGCCTTCCTGGCGCAGAACGATGCGCCGGTCTCCGAGGTCTGGATCTATCGATGGACGCCCTGA
- a CDS encoding DUF1236 domain-containing protein: MIKRQLMTTTAAILISTAAFAQNNSKDVPSASPSAQQTEKSTSTPPTSNPSTTTSTQSQASPPSASTQTPSASTTTQAQQNTATDSSRTNQNSTGTNGVSTNTSTGAQQPATASQTQSGQPTANQQQSTNPAPSTGTNQAQQTPASGNSSNPSAQRQDTQQNAAGRTGSDRTNVSIQLNDTQRTRVSESVSHLNVQPLTNVNFSVSVGTAIPRDVRLQPLPADVIEIVPQYRGYNFVLVRDEIVIVDPSSYQIVATMPYSGRSTAAAPAPREQRKVTFSDRDRETVRKHVRAAPAERRTTTTGSTVRTEIRRGERVPDSVEIEAFPEDVYRDAPTLREYRYIHRDNRTYIVEPQERRVIEEID, translated from the coding sequence ATGATCAAACGCCAGTTGATGACCACGACCGCAGCCATTCTGATTTCGACCGCAGCTTTCGCGCAGAACAATTCGAAGGACGTCCCGAGCGCGAGCCCCTCGGCGCAGCAGACCGAAAAATCCACGTCGACACCACCGACATCCAATCCCTCGACCACGACGTCGACGCAGTCGCAGGCCTCGCCTCCGTCCGCCTCGACCCAGACCCCGTCCGCGTCGACGACTACTCAGGCGCAGCAAAACACCGCCACCGACAGCAGCCGCACCAATCAGAACTCGACGGGCACGAACGGCGTCAGCACCAACACGTCGACGGGCGCTCAGCAGCCGGCTACGGCCAGCCAGACCCAGTCCGGCCAGCCGACGGCCAACCAGCAGCAGTCGACCAATCCGGCGCCGTCCACAGGCACAAACCAGGCCCAACAGACGCCGGCCTCTGGCAATTCGTCGAACCCCTCCGCGCAGCGGCAGGACACCCAGCAGAATGCGGCCGGGCGAACCGGGTCGGATCGGACCAATGTTTCGATCCAACTCAACGATACGCAGCGGACCCGCGTCAGCGAATCCGTCTCGCACCTGAACGTGCAGCCTCTCACCAACGTCAATTTCTCGGTGTCAGTAGGTACGGCCATTCCGCGCGACGTGCGCCTTCAGCCACTTCCCGCCGACGTCATCGAAATCGTTCCGCAGTACAGGGGCTACAACTTCGTCCTGGTCCGCGACGAGATCGTGATCGTCGATCCCTCGAGCTATCAGATCGTCGCCACCATGCCCTACTCGGGACGATCGACGGCGGCCGCGCCGGCACCACGCGAGCAGCGCAAGGTGACCTTCAGCGACCGCGATCGTGAGACCGTACGCAAGCACGTGCGGGCGGCGCCGGCCGAACGGCGGACGACGACGACGGGAAGCACGGTGCGGACTGAGATCCGCAGAGGCGAACGCGTGCCCGACAGCGTCGAGATCGAAGCCTTCCCGGAGGACGTCTATCGCGATGCCCCGACGCTGCGGGAGTACCGCTACATCCACCGCGACAATCGCACCTACATCGTCGAGCCGCAGGAGCGGCGCGTGATCGAAGAAATCGACTAA